Proteins found in one bacterium genomic segment:
- a CDS encoding HD domain-containing protein produces the protein MNKSIRERREELERTIYFHPHATLSKDSRGRLIDESQDPVRTIFERDTQRILYSLSFRRLRHKTQVFLLPENDHIATRMEHALYVASISTTVARALGLNSDLVNAIALGHDLGHAPFGHEGERALDEVVEPYGLKFEHELHSLRTVDSLAKLIGKEKAGLNLSFEVRDGIVSHYGETAEPLVEPDSGKDPQKLYETRRGIDKPATLEGCIVRIVDRVAYLGRDLEDALRAHLVKEEQVPGDVKKGLGINNGRIIGTMVEDLIEGNLAHPMAVGFSERINSAVRSLYVFNYECVYRHPRVAKQRENVHQIIKLLFERLFEYVSDKASFETEKPQVFTQLDYFMRYTDCEQDALPAQVVMDFISGMTDNYAVRCFEELYIPRGIR, from the coding sequence GTGAATAAGTCCATACGCGAGCGCCGCGAGGAGCTTGAGCGCACGATATATTTCCATCCCCACGCGACCCTTTCCAAAGACTCGAGGGGGAGGTTGATAGATGAGTCCCAGGACCCTGTAAGGACCATCTTCGAACGCGATACCCAGCGAATACTCTACAGCCTTTCGTTCAGAAGATTGAGGCACAAAACCCAGGTCTTCCTTCTGCCGGAAAACGACCATATTGCGACAAGGATGGAGCACGCGCTGTACGTAGCTTCGATATCGACAACGGTCGCCCGCGCGCTTGGCCTGAACTCGGATTTAGTCAACGCGATAGCGCTCGGCCACGACCTTGGACATGCGCCATTCGGTCACGAGGGCGAGCGCGCGCTCGACGAGGTGGTTGAGCCCTATGGTTTGAAGTTCGAACACGAGCTGCACTCTTTAAGGACTGTGGACAGCCTTGCAAAACTCATCGGAAAGGAGAAGGCAGGGCTTAATCTCAGCTTCGAGGTTCGCGACGGCATCGTGTCCCACTACGGCGAGACCGCCGAGCCGCTCGTGGAGCCTGATTCGGGCAAGGACCCCCAAAAGCTTTACGAAACGAGAAGGGGCATAGACAAGCCTGCGACCCTTGAAGGATGCATCGTGAGGATTGTAGACAGGGTAGCGTATCTCGGAAGAGACCTGGAGGACGCATTAAGAGCGCACCTTGTTAAGGAGGAGCAGGTGCCAGGCGATGTGAAGAAGGGTCTCGGAATCAACAACGGCAGGATAATCGGAACTATGGTCGAGGATTTGATTGAAGGCAATCTGGCGCATCCCATGGCTGTCGGCTTCAGCGAGCGAATCAACTCGGCCGTGCGCTCGCTTTACGTATTCAATTACGAGTGCGTGTACAGGCATCCAAGGGTCGCGAAACAGAGGGAGAACGTTCACCAGATAATCAAGCTCCTGTTCGAAAGGCTCTTCGAATACGTTTCGGACAAGGCTTCATTCGAGACCGAGAAGCCTCAGGTTTTTACCCAGCTCGATTATTTCATGCGCTACACGGACTGCGAGCAGGACGCTCTGCCAGCGCAGGTCGTGATGGATTTCATCTCGGGGATGACGGACAACTACGCCGTCAGGTGCTTTGAAGAGTTGTACATACCCAGAGGGATAAGGTAG